A region of the Leishmania panamensis strain MHOM/PA/94/PSC-1 chromosome 21 sequence genome:
GATGGCAAGGAGAAAGGTGCCTCGGCCTTGTATCAGGCCCCAGtacccactctgtgtggggtgACCAagccctccccccattcctgtcaatgccgagccacttctggGGGGTGATATGCACAAGCGCCTACGtcgcaggggagggggagtcaGAGCGACTTATCAGTgccagagagaagcaagaaCAGGGAGTTTCTCAAACTTCTACCCGTCTTCTTGctcctccctgtctctcCACCACGGGCGTGTGGTAGCACTGCgctcgctctgtgtgtgtgtgcttgtctgaGTTATCCTCAACACTCTGAAACAAACGATGTTTACGTCTGGAGGAGTAGAGTGGTGAGCGGTGCAGTGGAGAGGAAGTAGGGGCAGGTCAGCTAGTCCTGGAGGATGTGCACAAGCGAGCGGAGAAGAAGACGCTGTAgtagaggggggaaaggccacctctgccacgcatgtcttccccctctctttcgttgcTATTGCTCTCCGACACCTCACCTCAcggccctctcctctccatgTCTTCACATccgcccacccacgcacactcgGTGGATTTATTGGacctcgctggtgctgcaagAGTGGAAGAGCGAGATCTACGTgcctctgtgcctgtgcatggTACTGGGGAAGGCTCAAGTCCCGGCCTCAACGCTTCCCCTCAGCTACTTACTCACATATTTTCCCTGagccttttcccctttccccctcctccttactTCGCTGCGACGTattctccgcctccccccccccccttctctctctctctcaactGCTACTGATGTGATGGAGCAGGTGGCCGATCACGAGGTGGTACAGTTTTGGTCACCCCCATTGAccccctacacacgcacacacacacacgcaataGAACTAGTTGTGGTAGCCCCCCATGCAAGGGcgccttcgctgctgcctgcaAAGTAGCTCTGGCAGTTGCCTtgtctcgctcttctctgctcgACCGGCGCAGGGCCAGGCACGCTCGTTAATCCAACGGGCagccctcctcttcagcagcagcggtgtcacGTTCGTGCGCTTCTACTCACATCATGGAGATCGCTCTTCTTCGAGCGCCAcccccgctgcggcagcggaagATGCTGATGCCCCCTCAGCATCCCCTGACGTAGCTACAACAAGGCTTGGTACCCTTCAGCGCTACGTGCAGCAACGCGACTACGGCGGCTGCGCGGCGTTCTACGAGCAGCACTTCAACCCAGCACAACAGCACTTCATCACCGACTTCTGCCAGGGCTTCGTCCCCGACGCCCGCGATGCGCTCATCACGCTGATGCGTGTTTACACCGACCTTGGACGTATCGACAAGGTGCGTGAGGTGCTTAGCGTGGGACTGCGCGACCTCGACGCCCCAGTGGAGCTCATGTCTACATCGCCTGCGCAATATGCGTGGCTGGGTagcagcgcgaggcggcgggatggcggcaccaccgcagctgccgccagtACCTCGCTGAAGCTGCAAACCAACCTCCTCGCCCCGGCTGCAGCTGAGAGGGAGCGCAGGCTGTGTGACACCAGCGCCGTCATTCGGTGGCGCCGGCCCGCCATGCTCAACGCCGACGTCTTCAACGCGTACTTTGAAGCCCTCACGCGCCGCAGAAAGTACGCTGTCGAGGAGGTCAACTTTGTGCTCGATCAGATGAAGGCGTGCGGGGTGGAGAAGGACGCGTTGACGTACCACTACTTGGTGGAGCTGCACGTGCGAGCAGGCTACGACCCGACCGGGTTGTGGGAAGAGATGAAGCAGCTGGTGCCAGAAATGACCCCGCTGCCTGCCACAGTACAAACGTTCATGCTGCGCATTGTGCCGTACAGCACAGACCCCTCCCTCGTGGTAGAGGTAACACGCGCCGCTCTGCGGTACGGCACCGCCATCGTGGACAAGCGCATGCTAACTGAGCTGATGGTGCAGTGGCTGAGCCCGGTgcgcacccccacccacgctGAGAGTAAcgcaagcagcggcagccagcATACCGTGGCGCAGGCATCTCGCATTGGACTCAAtgccgcctcgtcgtcctctgcAGTGCAGTACCCACCGGAGTACGTGCTGTGGCTTAtgctggagctggagctgcgctgcgtcttGGAGAAGGCGAGCTTTAGCCAATACGTTCAGCGCCAGTACTTTAcggagttgctgctgcgctgcgccaagTGCACCGACGCGGGTACAGCGGAGCAGGTGCTTGCACTGATGGACAGGCAAGCCATCGCCAAGacggcagaggtgctggcgctggttGTGTGGTGCTGGTCGCAGGCACTCGAGGTTGAGAAGGCGCTCGACCTTATCGAATGGATGGCGCTCAAAGGCTACCTCGACCAGGTCGACTGCTTCCGCAAGGCGCAGATCGAGTCGCTGCGCTACACGATGGACCGCCACTACCTCATGACATTCACCGATGCCATCCACACGCCGGCTCTGGTGGAGCGTGCGCTGTCGCACCTGCAGGCACGCCGGCAGAAGGGCGAGCTGGTGACGGTGCACACACTTGACTTGCTGGTGCTGGCTCTGGCTCGCATCGGCGAGGAGCGCAAGGCGTTGCAGCTTGTCTCCGCCTACGAGCCTAGATGGGGAGTGGCGCCGCGGACGAACACATACAACGCCCTCCTCACCGGCTGCTCGCGCTACCGCAGCACgatgctgcaccgcgtggTGTACAAGACGATGAAGAACAGCGGAGTTGTGCCAAACGTGCTGACGTTTCGCGTGCTGATTCGCCAGGCCGTGACGTCCGGCAACATCGACGAGGCCATCGCCTACCTGGAAGAGGTCACCACCTACCCTGGGCTACGGGTTGAGGTGGAGATGATCCTGCCTATTCTGGAAAGAGCCGCCCGCGTCGGCGACGGGGAGACGGCCACCCGCGTCAGCCAGTATTCTCTCAAGTGCGACATCGGCATCGACGGCagcgtgctgcgcagcgccataCAGCAACTGACCGAGGCAGGGCAAAGCGTAGAGGTGCTGAAGAGCCAACTGCCGCTGCACGAAGCGCTGCGTTCGCGCTCCAAGGCGGGTCGCCAGCGCGCCCGCAACGAAGTGCTCGTGTAAGCGGCAGCGGAGTACAATGAAGATGGGTGAGTAAGTGACAGCGGGGAGCGAGAAGGTGCGGGAAATCAGGAGGGGAACGGCaagtgcgctgcagctgcccacCCCACCGCCCTCCATCCTtcgcccctcttcttctctccattTTCCCTTCACCTTTGCCCCTCGTCTCGGTGCGGTGTTGCGGCTGTTGAGGCTCACTGCTGAGCTGCGCGTGGCACTCTTCGTCTTACAgccacgcctcctccatgcATGCACCAGGCACACCGAGGGCCACGTGTGCAATGAACAGGAGCTTGATAGACCGGGTAGACgtcatccccctccctctaccaccaccacaaccgcCCATCTCACCCGTGGGCCCACGTGAGGAGGAACGGTGGAAAATCTGCGAATCGAACGTGCATGGGTGGAAGAGAAACCAACGGGAATGGGTAACCGCACTGTAGGCATGTGTCTCTCGCACTCTCTCGCACTTCTTGTATGGGTACGTGCTGGCGACCAAGAGCTGGACAtgcacctctcctctctttctcccccacccctcccttccgcttgccctctccctctccaccaaGTGGGAAAAGTtcacctctcctcactcgccaccgccgcacacacacacacacacacacacctctcttTCGCGGGACAGTGCGCACTTTAGTCGCGCGGGGAGAGTGCGCAACAGAACTCCGGAGGGAAAAGAGCTGACGAGAatacgcagcagccgcagcggtgtCGACGGGGTGGgtcagcggctgcggggcgtgtgcgtgtcgccCAGACAAAAACGaagtgcagctgcactgACAGTGGGCAGACACACCCCCGGCCTCCTCGCGCCTCCttctcacctcccccccccccggctGGGGCTGAACTAGACTTggacccacacgcacacagggtATGGCCACCGTAGACACCGTCAAAGGGCGGTACTCGTCCTACAAGCTGCTCAACGAGGTcggccgcggtggcagcgcactCGTATACCATGCGCAAGACGTGGCCACACACAAGGATGTTGCCGTGAAGCAGCTCTTCGGCAACCGGCCGCAGGACATGGAGGACTGGCTACGCGAGGTGGACGCCCTTCACTCACTTAACAGCCATCACTGCCCGCACGTGGTGAAGTACGTGGACCACATGCAGCAACACGATCGACTCTTCCTCGTGGAAGAGTTCACCGAGCAcgggtcgctgctgcgacgtctgaagaagaaaggcagaTTTGCGGAGGGCATTGTTTGCCAATACGTCTATCAGGTCCTGACCGCCCTGTACCACATGGCCCCGTGGGGCGTCGTACACGGCGACCTGAAGGCGTCCAACATCCTTCTCTTCGATGGGGATGTTGTGAAGCTGAACGACTTTGCACTGCGCTCGCGTGCCGAGGACGAACACGAGGATGCAGAGCGGCACATCACTGCTTCCTCCACGTCGTCTGCCGAAGCATCGTCCCTCACGAGGGGCAGCCGCGCTGGGAGAAGCACTAGTGAAGAGGGTGCTGGCATCGCCCTCTCGGGGTTCCGTGGCTCCGCCTACTGGGCAGCGCCGGAGGTCCTCAGCGGCGCCTCTAaggcaacggcggcgagcGACATCTGGTCGGTGGGCTGTCtcgtggtggagctgctgacgGGCACCCCGCCGTACTTCGAACGCACCATCCACAACGCCATCTATCACATCCTCAAGGGCTATTACGAGGTGGTCGGCGAAAGCGAGCCCGGCCGttgcggtgctggcggcacCTCGCGCGCCGTCGCCCGCTCCGCGGCCCCAAGTGCCACAACGGGCCCTGGCGACGATGACGGACCGCGCGGGCcgcggaagaagaagaacggAGTGAAGGATGCGAGTGGTGCGGGGTTACCAAAGGTGGATGCTGCGTccgcgaggaagacgacggcagcgacgaacACTCCCAGTCCGgcgaaggaggtggcggatgCGGCCAGGACAGCGGCATCTGGGGGCACTGCAAGTGCAGTAGACCGACATGAAGTGGCCGCATCTCTCTGTGAGGTGACACTTCTTCCACCGCTTCCCAAGGATCTGCACGTCAGCAACGAGTGTATGTCGTTTCTACGGATGTGCTTCCGCCCCCGCGCGGCGGACCGGCCGTCGGCTGGAGAGCTGCTCCATGAGCCGTGGTTCCTGAACtgcgcggtgccgcagctTCTGCGAGCGGCGCGGGAAGGTCGGCCTATGAACGGAACCACAGGGGACGAGATCatcgccggcagcagcggcagccgctttGGGGTGATCGAGCAGTGGGTGGAACGCAACCTGGCTTGTGATGACGAGAGTCGGTGCGAGGCGTGGCTGAACagcgacgcgctgccgctgctggtccCGGTGTTGACCCCGCGTATTATGACACCCAAGTACATTGGAGACGTAATGGGGCGCTTTTCCCACTTTGCCGAGGGTGGTTCATCCTTGGCGACGCTCTTTCTAAACCGGCTGGGGTCGACCGATCTctggggggtggaggagttgACGTCGGCGTGCGACGCGGACCACCTCGCCACACTCTTccggcggtgctgtgcgaCGCAAGATGCACAGGTGTCCGTGTACACTCCGACAGACCCGCGTGCACTGCGCTTCGTCTTGGGcctggagaaggaaaaggtcCTGgcatgtgtgcgcgcgctgcacTCGCGCCTCGTGCTGGAGccggcggctgtggcggtgaCTACGACTGCGAGATCGCCGACCGCCGTCACGGACGATGCCGCAGTTGATCTGAACGACCGCTCCCCCACCTCGTGTGgccccgcagcgcctgcgcatgTGACTTCGGCTTGCGCGTCGGCATCTCTTCAAGAACAGCACGAGGAACAACAGTATGCCTGTGAACGGCTActcagcgacggcggcgcggcggtgctgtgccAGTGCGTCGAGGCACAGTGCAAGGCTGCCTTCTTGAGTAACATAGCGCCGATAATGGGGTGGGACACGATTAACCTTTTGGTTGACGTGCTCTCCACCATCGAGCCACTGGCGTGTGGGCAGATGCTGCTGTGGGGGATCAGGAGTGGCCACAGCTCCCTGAACACCACTGGAGGCGCAGGTAGTGGTAGTGGAGCTTCGGTTGTTAGATCACTGACGGTGGCGGTAACCCCACGCGgaggacgaggtggcgaGATGAACAGCACCTGGGACAAGTCATCGCCAGCGACGGGTGCCCCATCTTTGTCGTCACCGCTCTTGGGGAACCCACAGGGATCAATGTCGGCGGCAGGCAGTGGCGGCCAGCTGAACTCCCTAAGCAGCACCATGGGCTTGGGGCACCGCACTGTCAGTGGGCTTTCACCAGAGCCAGTGGAGTGGATCACCTCCATGTCGTGGCTGCTCGCAGTGCAGGAAGCGGCGCGGCACCTgtgcgaggcagcggtgcgcctgCTTACCCGCTACATCCCTGTTGCCAGAGAGTGCAGAGCCGAGCATCTCGAGAAGGCTGGTGTCAGCCTAACGGCAACGCTGGTCCTCGTAGCCTCGAGCGAGGTGGTCAGCACCGAGATGCGATGCGCAGCCGTCGAAGCTCTGCCACAACTGCAGGCGAGCTCTCTCCGTGCGGCTCGGTACCTGCGCGACCCAGTGCGATGTATTGCTCTGCTGGCCCTCACCCTGAAGAGGTCTTACGGTGTCCCTGCCCTGACATCGTGTCTGCTCACAGCCATCACCACCATGACGACCGAGAAGCAGATGCTAGCGgcctgcaccagctgccCGTGGGTGTGGGAGGCACTAGTGTCCTTGTTGGGGGAGGTGGAAGCAGCCGACAATACCGTTGCCGCCGATTGCAACCGTAGCCAATCGGTCTCCCACAGAGTCGCTAACACCAACGTTGGCCCGTCCGAGGAGGGTGACGCCCCGTCTGCTTTACCAGTAGTATTGGCAAGCCCTACAGCAGTCAAATCACCtagcgcaagcagcagcagcagcagcagcagcgcttccgcTGCCTTTGCCGACATTATCGTTGTTCTCTCGCGTTGGTTCGCAGAGGTGACaccgacagcgctgctgagcagtgcagcggcagcggcagcggcttcgGCATCGGGGGCATTGCCTGCCCTCGGTCATTCAGCcgcgcccccacccctctctgtgttgttTCAGTCACTTCGCCGTCAGCTCATAGCGCTGTCGCAGAACAGTCTTGTCTGTCATGGTGATCTCATGCCGAATATAGcaaaggtgctgcggcatTTGACTCCTCtcgaagccgccgccgtcgccgcgtcAACGCCGACAGTGACGGTGGCATGAAGAGGAAAGAATGGACAGTGCACAAGggccgcacgcacacatcctCGCTGCTCTGATCCACGCAtgttttgctcttttccttggcgtgtttctctctctctctcttgcgccaTTGCTGACCGCGCCACGCACGTGTGGATTTCAAGAAGGGGGCAGGCGAGGGGAAGTGTTGCGATAGCCTTGTGAAATAGAGAGGGAGTTAGAGGCAGGGTGATGTCTCTCGCCTcgtgcggcggcgggagagagacagaggagaaCGTCGCGCACGCGTGGTTGtgtattgtgtgtgtgctcac
Encoded here:
- a CDS encoding hypothetical protein (TriTrypDB/GeneDB-style sysID: LpmP.21.0290), with the protein product MRVYTDLGRIDKVREVLSVGLRDLDAPVELMSTSPAQYAWLGSSARRRDGGTTAAAASTSLKLQTNLLAPAAAERERRLCDTSAVIRWRRPAMLNADVFNAYFEALTRRRKYAVEEVNFVLDQMKACGVEKDALTYHYLVELHVRAGYDPTGLWEEMKQLVPEMTPLPATVQTFMLRIVPYSTDPSLVVEVTRAALRYGTAIVDKRMLTELMVQWLSPVRTPTHAESNASSGSQHTVAQASRIGLNAASSSSAVQYPPEYVLWLMLELELRCVLEKASFSQYVQRQYFTELLLRCAKCTDAGTAEQVLALMDRQAIAKTAEVLALVVWCWSQALEVEKALDLIEWMALKGYLDQVDCFRKAQIESLRYTMDRHYLMTFTDAIHTPALVERALSHLQARRQKGELVTVHTLDLLVLALARIGEERKALQLVSAYEPRWGVAPRTNTYNALLTGCSRYRSTMLHRVVYKTMKNSGVVPNVLTFRVLIRQAVTSGNIDEAIAYLEEVTTYPGLRVEVEMILPILERAARVGDGETATRVSQYSLKCDIGIDGSVLRSAIQQLTEAGQSVEVLKSQLPLHEALRSRSKAGRQRARNEVLV
- a CDS encoding protein kinase, putative (TriTrypDB/GeneDB-style sysID: LpmP.21.0300) — encoded protein: MATVDTVKGRYSSYKLLNEVGRGGSALVYHAQDVATHKDVAVKQLFGNRPQDMEDWLREVDALHSLNSHHCPHVVKYVDHMQQHDRLFLVEEFTEHGSLLRRLKKKGRFAEGIVCQYVYQVLTALYHMAPWGVVHGDLKASNILLFDGDVVKLNDFALRSRAEDEHEDAERHITASSTSSAEASSLTRGSRAGRSTSEEGAGIALSGFRGSAYWAAPEVLSGASKATAASDIWSVGCLVVELLTGTPPYFERTIHNAIYHILKGYYEVVGESEPGRCGAGGTSRAVARSAAPSATTGPGDDDGPRGPRKKKNGVKDASGAGLPKVDAASARKTTAATNTPSPAKEVADAARTAASGGTASAVDRHEVAASLCEVTLLPPLPKDLHVSNECMSFLRMCFRPRAADRPSAGELLHEPWFLNCAVPQLLRAAREGRPMNGTTGDEIIAGSSGSRFGVIEQWVERNLACDDESRCEAWLNSDALPLLVPVLTPRIMTPKYIGDVMGRFSHFAEGGSSLATLFLNRLGSTDLWGVEELTSACDADHLATLFRRCCATQDAQVSVYTPTDPRALRFVLGLEKEKVLACVRALHSRLVLEPAAVAVTTTARSPTAVTDDAAVDLNDRSPTSCGPAAPAHVTSACASASLQEQHEEQQYACERLLSDGGAAVLCQCVEAQCKAAFLSNIAPIMGWDTINLLVDVLSTIEPLACGQMLLWGIRSGHSSLNTTGGAGSGSGASVVRSLTVAVTPRGGRGGEMNSTWDKSSPATGAPSLSSPLLGNPQGSMSAAGSGGQLNSLSSTMGLGHRTVSGLSPEPVEWITSMSWLLAVQEAARHLCEAAVRLLTRYIPVARECRAEHLEKAGVSLTATLVLVASSEVVSTEMRCAAVEALPQLQASSLRAARYLRDPVRCIALLALTLKRSYGVPALTSCLLTAITTMTTEKQMLAACTSCPWVWEALVSLLGEVEAADNTVAADCNRSQSVSHRVANTNVGPSEEGDAPSALPVVLASPTAVKSPSASSSSSSSSASAAFADIIVVLSRWFAEVTPTALLSSAAAAAAASASGALPALGHSAAPPPLSVLFQSLRRQLIALSQNSLVCHGDLMPNIAKVLRHLTPLEAAAVAASTPTVTVA